From Papaver somniferum cultivar HN1 unplaced genomic scaffold, ASM357369v1 unplaced-scaffold_29, whole genome shotgun sequence, a single genomic window includes:
- the LOC113341382 gene encoding uncharacterized protein LOC113341382 produces MGYGLKWRRWIQCCVEHVRFSVLISGSSEGYFKSKKGIRQGDPLSPFLFLIVGEALTAMMKKAQEDGFINGFQVSNTGTKVSHLQFIAKLAWWKRPYPTRAGKIALINSVLSSFPVYFMSLFDMPKFVELKLGRIMKNFLWNDNKGHRKLHLVKWDAVCRRRKN; encoded by the exons ATGGGATATGGACTGAAGTGGAGAAGATGGATACAGTGTTGTGTTGAGCATGTAAGGTTCTCAGTGCTTATTAGTGGTTCATCTGAGGGGTACTTCAAAAGTAAAAAGGGAATCAGGCAAGGTGATCCTTTGTCACCATTCTTATTTTTAATTGTTGGTGAAGCACTTACTGCAATGATGAAGAAGGCTCAGGAAGATGGTTTTATTAATGGCTTTCAAGTGTCAAATACAGGTACAAAGGTTAGTCATCTGCA GTTCATTGCAAAGCTTGCATGGTGGAAAAGACCTTATCCTACAAGAGCTGGTAAGATTGCTCTTATTAATAGTGTTCTCTCCAGTTTTCCggtttattttatgtctttgtttgATATGCCAAAGTTTGTGGAGCTCAAACTGGGAAGGATAATGAAGAATTTTTTGTGGAATGATAACAAAGGTCACAGGAAGCTGCACTTGGTTAAATGGGATGCAGTCTGTAGAAGGAGGAAAAATTGA